In Flavobacterium sp. CS20, a single window of DNA contains:
- a CDS encoding C40 family peptidase — MLLALISCGDKKRLAQNSKARQISTYAQSFLGTSYRYGGTNSSGMDCSGLVYRVFYRHGIVLPRTSKAMSKLGNKTKLKKAKVGDLVFFKTPGKGRGINHVGLVVSANGRDISFIHSTTSQGVVVTNLNQKYWKKSFKFVKRIL, encoded by the coding sequence ATGCTATTAGCTCTCATTTCTTGTGGCGACAAAAAACGTTTAGCTCAAAACAGTAAAGCCCGACAAATCAGCACTTATGCTCAAAGTTTTTTAGGCACTTCATATCGTTATGGTGGCACTAACTCATCAGGTATGGACTGTTCAGGTTTAGTTTATCGTGTGTTTTACAGACATGGTATTGTATTACCCAGAACATCAAAAGCCATGTCTAAACTTGGTAACAAAACAAAGCTCAAAAAAGCTAAAGTTGGCGATTTAGTGTTTTTTAAAACACCTGGAAAAGGACGCGGGATTAATCATGTTGGTCTGGTTGTTAGTGCTAATGGTCGTGATATCAGTTTCATTCACTCAACTACAAGTCAAGGTGTTGTTGTAACAAACTTAAATCAAAAATACTGGAAAAAAAGTTTTAAGTTTGTGAAGCGGATTTTATGA
- a CDS encoding ComEC/Rec2 family competence protein — translation MHFLNFTLIKLCLGFIGGIYLGFFIDLQFKVLVTLVLSLVALLVIFRWIWNQKSLFLWSSVVLFAVLGSLSTHIHLPKNQPHHLIHLDFKSQEYFGIEADVSEVLRENAYNQKYILDHLKIDHQLYQGKILLNVSKDSVTEELKPGDKVIMSTSLHPFYKAKNPQTFDYASFMQNRDVFAVVYEDKFEVVPQTHFSINAYAGQWRMKMVSALQKSGFDNEHLELIQALILGQKQSINREVYAEFAEVGVVHILAVSGLHVGIVFLILNFIFSPLLSLKYGRQFKVLFTILSLWIFAAIAGFSPSVMRAVTMFSFLAFGQLFRRKTNSINMLCLSAVALLIYRPQLLFEVGFQLSYSAVFAIVMLYPVFSKLYQPRYKIPKIFWDTAYVSLAAQIGVLPFQLFYFHQFPGLFLLGNLVIIPFLGILIGGGLICIVLALVGGLISPLVEVYAYLLDLLVAYVNWLGQFKDFIFQDIFFTRNMFLAILLMVLSFMFMMREFKKSYITVFLLSLLAFIVVSISEISEVDKHSELIVFHQNRQSLIGIKQGRQLEIYSDKTEGFSDSYLLSNYQLIHRIDSTEFRPLKNSFKLNKNSLTVIDSSGVYLKESKSEIIVLCQSPDIHLGKLIETLHPKHIIADGNNYRSYVERWQQTAKKYNVPFHWTYKAGYLSFSLP, via the coding sequence ATGCACTTTCTCAATTTCACCTTAATTAAACTGTGTTTGGGTTTTATCGGTGGAATTTACTTGGGATTTTTTATTGATTTACAATTCAAAGTACTAGTAACACTTGTATTAAGCTTGGTTGCTTTATTGGTTATTTTTAGATGGATTTGGAATCAAAAATCACTTTTTTTATGGTCGAGTGTTGTGCTTTTTGCTGTTTTAGGAAGTCTGTCAACCCATATCCATTTACCAAAAAATCAACCCCATCATCTTATTCATTTAGATTTTAAAAGCCAAGAATACTTTGGGATTGAAGCTGATGTTAGTGAAGTTTTAAGAGAAAATGCTTACAACCAAAAATATATTTTAGATCATTTAAAGATTGACCACCAACTTTATCAAGGCAAAATATTACTCAATGTTTCAAAGGATTCTGTAACCGAAGAGTTGAAACCTGGTGATAAGGTTATAATGTCAACTTCATTACATCCGTTTTATAAAGCCAAAAACCCTCAAACATTTGATTATGCTTCATTTATGCAAAATCGGGACGTGTTTGCGGTGGTTTATGAAGATAAATTTGAAGTCGTTCCACAAACTCATTTTAGTATAAATGCTTACGCAGGGCAATGGCGAATGAAAATGGTTTCTGCTCTACAAAAATCAGGATTTGACAACGAACATTTAGAGCTCATTCAAGCTTTGATTTTAGGTCAAAAACAATCGATAAATCGAGAGGTTTATGCCGAGTTTGCAGAAGTCGGTGTTGTACATATTTTGGCGGTTTCGGGATTGCATGTAGGTATTGTTTTTCTTATTCTTAATTTTATATTTTCACCCTTGTTAAGTCTCAAATACGGGAGGCAGTTTAAGGTTTTGTTTACAATTCTTTCACTTTGGATTTTTGCGGCTATAGCGGGATTTTCACCTTCGGTAATGCGTGCAGTAACAATGTTTTCTTTTTTGGCTTTTGGTCAATTGTTTAGACGAAAAACCAACAGCATTAATATGTTATGCTTGTCGGCTGTGGCTCTTTTAATTTACAGACCACAATTGCTATTTGAAGTTGGTTTTCAGTTGTCTTATTCGGCGGTGTTTGCTATTGTGATGTTGTATCCTGTATTTTCAAAACTCTATCAGCCACGATATAAAATCCCCAAAATATTTTGGGATACGGCTTATGTGAGTTTAGCTGCACAAATTGGGGTGTTGCCGTTTCAACTGTTTTATTTTCATCAGTTTCCAGGTTTGTTTTTATTAGGAAATCTTGTCATTATACCATTTTTAGGAATTTTAATTGGTGGTGGTTTAATCTGTATTGTTTTGGCTTTGGTTGGAGGTTTAATTTCGCCTTTGGTTGAGGTTTATGCTTATTTATTAGATTTATTAGTGGCTTATGTCAACTGGCTTGGTCAATTCAAGGATTTTATATTTCAGGACATTTTCTTTACTAGAAATATGTTTTTAGCCATTTTACTTATGGTTCTGAGCTTTATGTTTATGATGCGAGAATTTAAAAAATCTTATATCACTGTGTTTTTGCTTTCGCTTTTAGCTTTTATAGTGGTTAGTATTTCAGAGATTTCTGAAGTTGATAAACATTCAGAATTAATTGTTTTTCATCAAAATAGACAAAGTCTTATTGGCATCAAGCAAGGTCGGCAACTTGAGATTTATTCAGATAAAACTGAGGGGTTTTCAGACTCTTATTTGTTGAGTAATTATCAATTGATACATCGCATTGATAGTACTGAATTTAGACCTTTGAAAAATAGTTTTAAACTCAATAAAAATAGTTTAACCGTAATAGATAGCTCAGGGGTTTATTTAAAAGAATCTAAATCTGAAATTATTGTGTTATGCCAGTCGCCTGATATACATTTAGGGAAGCTAATTGAAACTTTACATCCTAAACATATTATTGCGGATGGTAATAATTATAGAAGTTATGTAGAACGTTGGCAACAAACGGCAAAAAAATACAATGTTCCGTTTCATTGGACATATAAAGCTGGTTATTTGAGCTTTAGTTTGCCTTAA
- the folP gene encoding dihydropteroate synthase, with the protein MTINCKGQLIDFDCPKVMGILNLTPDSFYDGGKYQTQNAILKQAEKMLTEGATFIDLGSYSSRPGATHIDVEDEKKRLIPVVELLVKEFKNEILLSIDTFRSEVADLTLQIGASIINDISAGQLDTNMLQVVAKHQAPYVMMHMKGNPQNMKTLAQYDNLLVEIKTYFSERLSIAYQKGINDIIIDPGFGFSKSIQHNFELLNHFELFKSFDLPLLCGLSRKSMIYKTLKTQPMHALNGSTALHAIALYKGANILRTHDVKEAVECIKLIQALNA; encoded by the coding sequence ATGACAATAAATTGTAAGGGACAACTGATAGATTTTGATTGTCCCAAGGTTATGGGTATTCTTAATTTAACACCTGACTCTTTTTACGATGGTGGTAAATACCAAACCCAAAATGCAATATTGAAACAAGCAGAAAAAATGCTCACTGAAGGTGCTACCTTTATAGATTTAGGTTCGTATAGCTCAAGACCAGGTGCAACACATATTGATGTAGAAGATGAAAAAAAAAGGCTTATCCCAGTTGTTGAGCTCTTGGTTAAAGAATTTAAAAACGAGATCTTATTGTCAATTGATACGTTTAGAAGTGAAGTGGCAGATTTGACACTTCAAATTGGTGCAAGTATCATTAACGATATCTCTGCGGGTCAATTAGATACTAATATGCTCCAAGTTGTTGCAAAGCACCAAGCACCTTATGTTATGATGCATATGAAAGGGAATCCTCAGAATATGAAAACTTTAGCCCAATACGACAACTTACTTGTTGAAATTAAAACTTATTTTTCTGAACGACTATCTATAGCTTATCAAAAAGGGATTAATGATATCATTATTGATCCAGGTTTTGGATTTTCCAAAAGCATCCAACATAACTTTGAGTTACTCAACCATTTTGAATTATTTAAAAGTTTTGACTTGCCCCTACTTTGTGGCTTATCAAGAAAATCTATGATTTACAAAACTTTGAAAACACAACCCATGCATGCCTTAAACGGCTCTACAGCACTGCACGCTATTGCGTTATACAAAGGAGCCAATATTTTACGCACTCACGACGTAAAAGAAGCCGTTGAATGTATTAAGCTTATACAGGCATTAAACGCATGA
- a CDS encoding acyl-CoA dehydrogenase family protein, with translation MDFKLTEEHEMIRQVAKDFAKSELLPGVIERDNKQEFPKEQIKKLGELGFLGMMTSPEFGGGGMDTISYVLAMEELSKIDASASVVVSVNNSLVCWGIDAYGSQAQKEKYLTKLTTGEALGAFCLSEPEAGSDATSQKTTAIDKGDYYLLNGTKNWITNGGNADYYLVIAQTNREKKHRGINAFIVEKGWDGFEVSPKEDKMGIRGSDTHSLNFNDVKIPKENRIAEDGFGFKFAMKTLSGGRIGIVAQALGIASGAYELAKEYSKTRKAFGTEIKNHQAIAFKLADMHTQIEVARHLVMKAAWDKDQGQNYDLSGAMAKLYASQVAMDVSTEAVQIHGGNGYVKEYHVERMMRDAKITQIYEGTSEIQKIVISRSILND, from the coding sequence ATGGATTTCAAATTAACCGAAGAACACGAAATGATTCGTCAAGTCGCTAAAGATTTTGCTAAATCAGAATTACTTCCTGGCGTTATAGAAAGAGATAACAAACAAGAGTTTCCAAAAGAACAAATCAAAAAACTCGGCGAGCTTGGGTTTTTAGGTATGATGACTTCTCCAGAATTTGGCGGTGGCGGAATGGATACGATATCTTACGTATTAGCCATGGAAGAATTATCAAAAATAGACGCTTCTGCATCAGTTGTTGTTTCAGTTAATAATTCATTGGTCTGTTGGGGAATAGATGCTTATGGCAGTCAAGCCCAAAAAGAAAAATATCTAACAAAACTCACTACTGGAGAAGCACTTGGTGCATTTTGCTTAAGTGAGCCTGAAGCAGGTAGCGATGCCACTTCTCAAAAAACAACAGCCATAGATAAAGGCGATTACTATCTTTTAAATGGCACAAAAAACTGGATAACCAACGGAGGCAATGCAGATTATTACCTTGTTATTGCCCAAACCAATAGAGAGAAAAAACACCGTGGCATCAATGCATTTATTGTTGAAAAAGGATGGGATGGTTTTGAAGTTAGCCCAAAAGAAGACAAAATGGGTATCCGCGGTAGCGACACTCATTCTTTAAATTTTAACGATGTTAAGATTCCAAAAGAAAACAGAATAGCCGAAGACGGATTTGGATTCAAATTTGCTATGAAAACCCTTTCTGGCGGTCGTATTGGTATTGTCGCACAAGCCTTGGGCATTGCATCAGGAGCATACGAGTTGGCTAAAGAATATTCAAAAACCAGAAAAGCCTTTGGTACAGAGATTAAAAATCACCAAGCTATTGCCTTTAAATTAGCCGATATGCACACTCAAATTGAGGTCGCTCGACACCTCGTTATGAAAGCCGCCTGGGATAAAGACCAAGGTCAAAACTACGATTTATCAGGTGCTATGGCAAAACTCTATGCCTCACAAGTCGCTATGGATGTGTCAACTGAAGCCGTTCAAATACACGGAGGAAACGGTTATGTTAAGGAATATCATGTAGAACGCATGATGAGAGATGCCAAAATTACCCAAATTTATGAAGGCACCTCAGAAATTCAAAAAATTGTAATCTCACGATCTATTTTAAACGACTAG